One genomic segment of Aquipluma nitroreducens includes these proteins:
- the gluP gene encoding glucose/galactose MFS transporter, which produces MTNKQSSQGENTLIIPLLIVGVLFFVIGFGVGISGFLTPFLRDALNLSVTESYLVTAAIFSAFVVFGAPAGWVIKKVGYKMSMLIAFFIMALGMILFVPSANMASFPIFLLALFIGGIGNTLLQAAVNPYVTIIGPHESAAMRMCLMGIMNKLAWWMGPLFLGLFLDLKNVQLSQVSFPFYIVTGILVALGIFMYFVPLPEVKAAGEDENDASSASVYAAGRKSVFQMPHLLLGVFALFLYVGVETIPMVSIIGFAKAVFGEGMTNPAGYAKYVPIGMFVGYVFGVIMIPKLLSQTTALKLFAVIGIISSFCVIFLPGEMGIYSLVAIGFANSIMWGAIWPLAIADLGKFTKTGASLLVMGIVGGAILPLIFGFLVDLFKTGEISSVSDYQNAYWIFIPAYLFILYFGTWGYQIRRK; this is translated from the coding sequence ATGACGAATAAACAATCCTCGCAAGGTGAAAACACCTTGATAATTCCACTACTCATTGTAGGTGTTTTGTTTTTTGTAATTGGTTTTGGAGTCGGAATTAGTGGATTTCTAACTCCTTTTCTTCGGGATGCATTAAACCTCTCTGTGACTGAATCCTATTTAGTGACGGCGGCAATTTTTTCAGCCTTTGTTGTTTTTGGGGCACCTGCAGGTTGGGTTATTAAGAAAGTAGGTTATAAAATGAGTATGCTCATTGCCTTTTTTATTATGGCACTTGGCATGATCCTTTTTGTGCCATCAGCAAATATGGCCAGTTTTCCAATTTTTTTACTGGCCTTATTCATCGGTGGTATTGGGAATACTTTATTGCAGGCAGCAGTTAATCCATATGTTACCATTATTGGTCCACACGAAAGTGCAGCCATGCGCATGTGTTTAATGGGTATCATGAATAAGCTGGCCTGGTGGATGGGACCCTTATTTCTGGGCTTATTTCTTGATTTGAAAAATGTTCAGTTAAGTCAGGTGTCCTTTCCTTTTTACATCGTGACCGGAATTCTGGTAGCCTTGGGAATATTCATGTATTTTGTTCCGCTTCCAGAAGTGAAGGCTGCCGGCGAGGATGAAAATGATGCAAGTTCAGCAAGTGTTTATGCTGCCGGAAGAAAAAGTGTTTTTCAGATGCCTCATTTGTTATTGGGCGTATTTGCTCTGTTTTTATATGTTGGGGTTGAAACCATCCCCATGGTTTCGATCATTGGTTTTGCCAAAGCCGTATTTGGTGAGGGAATGACCAATCCGGCCGGATATGCCAAATATGTTCCAATTGGCATGTTTGTAGGTTATGTTTTTGGAGTGATCATGATTCCAAAATTACTTTCCCAGACAACGGCTCTGAAATTATTTGCTGTAATTGGTATTATATCTTCCTTTTGTGTCATTTTTCTACCCGGTGAAATGGGGATTTACAGCTTGGTCGCAATTGGTTTTGCCAATTCAATTATGTGGGGAGCAATCTGGCCGCTGGCCATTGCCGATTTAGGCAAGTTCACAAAAACCGGTGCTTCTTTGCTTGTCATGGGAATTGTAGGAGGGGCGATATTGCCTTTAATCTTTGGCTTTCTGGTCGATCTTTTTAAAACCGGCGAAATTTCGTCAGTCAGCGATTATCAAAACGCCTATTGGATATTTATT
- a CDS encoding DMT family transporter produces MKASRSWLFFAIITTVFWGVWGALIEVPQKAGFPPTLGYIVWAFTMIPCALVAMYLIDWKIETDKRSVFLGSAIGLLGAGGQLLLFEALLQGTAYIIFPFISLYPILTILLSVVILKEKTNLLKWIGIGTALVAIYFLSYQEPGSSDSRGYLWLVLSLFVFVAWGLQAYVMKFSNETMKAESIFFYMAVTALVLSPFAWWMTDFSQPINWGFKGPYLAALVHVLNSVGALMLVYALRYGKAIIVVPLTGLAPVITIVLSLILYSVMPGSMLMIGLVFAVVAIAILSF; encoded by the coding sequence ATGAAAGCTTCTCGTTCTTGGTTGTTTTTCGCTATTATTACTACGGTGTTTTGGGGCGTTTGGGGAGCCTTAATTGAAGTGCCTCAAAAGGCCGGATTTCCGCCAACACTGGGATATATTGTGTGGGCATTTACCATGATTCCTTGTGCCTTAGTCGCTATGTATTTAATCGATTGGAAGATTGAAACCGATAAACGATCTGTTTTTTTAGGATCAGCCATTGGTTTGCTTGGTGCTGGTGGTCAGTTATTGCTTTTCGAGGCATTGCTTCAAGGTACAGCCTACATTATTTTCCCGTTTATCTCGCTGTATCCTATTCTAACCATTTTATTATCAGTAGTTATTTTGAAGGAGAAAACCAATCTGCTGAAATGGATTGGAATAGGAACTGCACTCGTCGCTATCTATTTTCTTTCCTATCAGGAACCTGGCTCATCCGATTCACGTGGATATCTATGGCTGGTTCTTTCCTTATTTGTGTTCGTGGCCTGGGGTTTACAGGCATATGTGATGAAATTCTCAAATGAAACCATGAAAGCCGAGAGCATCTTCTTTTATATGGCAGTAACGGCTCTTGTCCTTTCCCCATTTGCCTGGTGGATGACTGATTTTAGTCAACCAATTAACTGGGGGTTCAAAGGTCCTTATCTGGCTGCATTGGTGCATGTTTTGAATTCTGTTGGTGCGCTGATGCTTGTTTACGCGCTTCGATACGGAAAAGCCATTATTGTGGTGCCGCTAACGGGACTGGCGCCGGTTATTACAATTGTACTTTCACTTATATTATACAGTGTCATGCCCGGATCGATGCTTATGATCGGATTGGTATTTGCAGTAGTAGCTATTGCAATCCTGTCTTTCTGA
- the istA gene encoding IS21 family transposase, translated as MSKIRKAIKFHCGGKSKLFISQYLSLSRNTVKKYISLFEVQGLTLDQINQKTDLELETLFSHQTDEPISARVQKLYDFFPYMERELKKVGVTSYGMWEEYIKKHPDGYQNSQFREYYKLWGKKVNPVMHMNHKAGDKMYVDYAGKKLSIADKDTGEITEVEFFVAILGASQYTYAEATASQKKEDFVVSVENAMRFFEGVPAAIVPDNLKSAVIKSSRFEPTINETLADLAEHYETTILPARAYKPRDKSLVEGAVKILYRRIYAALKDETFFSLAELNDRIGDLLDAHNNKKLTGRPYTRFELYNDIEKGKLSPLPIQRFEIKYQAQATVMQNGHVQLSCDKHFYSVPYQYIRKKVKVMYTRTTVEIYFKYNRLATHPRDYALYSYTTTPEHLASTHQFVTDWTAPRFINWANSIDPVAGEYIFKIIESRNHPEQAFKSCMGILSFEKKVGKQRLINACKRALDFGTYSFKAIQNILENNLDMIKGETTEDPELPEHNNIRGKNYYK; from the coding sequence ATGAGTAAGATTAGAAAAGCAATTAAATTTCATTGCGGTGGAAAAAGTAAGCTATTTATAAGCCAATACTTATCCTTATCGAGGAACACTGTAAAAAAATACATTTCCCTTTTTGAAGTACAAGGACTGACCCTTGACCAGATCAATCAAAAGACTGATCTTGAACTTGAAACGCTGTTCTCTCACCAAACCGATGAACCCATCAGCGCCCGGGTGCAAAAGCTTTATGACTTTTTCCCGTACATGGAACGGGAACTCAAAAAAGTTGGTGTTACCTCCTATGGGATGTGGGAAGAATACATCAAAAAGCATCCTGATGGCTATCAAAACTCTCAGTTCCGGGAGTATTACAAACTGTGGGGAAAGAAGGTAAATCCGGTGATGCACATGAACCACAAGGCTGGCGACAAGATGTATGTTGATTATGCCGGGAAAAAGCTTTCAATCGCGGATAAAGACACCGGAGAGATTACCGAAGTTGAGTTTTTTGTTGCCATTTTGGGGGCAAGTCAATATACCTATGCCGAAGCCACGGCCAGCCAAAAGAAGGAAGATTTTGTTGTATCGGTAGAAAATGCCATGCGTTTTTTTGAAGGCGTTCCGGCAGCAATTGTTCCGGACAATCTAAAGTCAGCGGTGATAAAAAGCAGCCGTTTTGAGCCCACCATCAACGAAACACTGGCAGATCTGGCAGAACATTACGAAACCACTATTCTACCAGCCAGAGCTTATAAACCACGGGACAAATCGTTAGTTGAAGGTGCTGTTAAAATACTATACCGCAGGATTTATGCTGCACTGAAGGACGAAACGTTTTTCTCCCTTGCGGAACTGAACGATCGCATCGGCGACCTGTTGGATGCACACAACAACAAAAAGCTCACCGGTCGTCCATACACACGTTTTGAGCTATACAATGACATCGAGAAGGGCAAACTGTCGCCACTGCCCATCCAACGCTTTGAGATCAAGTATCAGGCACAGGCAACGGTCATGCAAAATGGTCATGTGCAGCTTAGTTGCGACAAACATTTTTATAGCGTGCCGTACCAATACATCCGCAAAAAGGTGAAGGTGATGTACACCAGAACAACGGTCGAGATTTACTTTAAATACAATCGGTTGGCTACCCATCCCCGGGACTACGCACTTTACAGCTACACAACCACACCCGAACATTTAGCGAGCACCCATCAATTTGTAACCGATTGGACTGCCCCCCGGTTTATCAATTGGGCAAACAGTATTGACCCGGTTGCCGGGGAATATATCTTTAAGATCATTGAAAGCCGAAACCATCCTGAGCAGGCGTTTAAAAGTTGCATGGGGATACTTTCGTTTGAGAAAAAGGTTGGCAAACAAAGACTTATCAATGCCTGCAAACGTGCTCTTGACTTTGGAACCTACAGTTTTAAAGCCATACAAAACATCCTGGAAAACAACCTGGATATGATCAAGGGTGAGACAACAGAAGATCCGGAATTGCCCGAACACAACAACATACGAGGGAAGAACTATTACAAATAA
- the istB gene encoding IS21-like element helper ATPase IstB — translation MNESTLTKMRQMKLSGMHGAFKTAVETGKTDHYTIDQFVSMIIDAEWDERHNRKIERLIRNAKFHYKSNIESITFDQSRNLERNLILRLGECEFVEKNENVLITGSTGVGKSYLATALGYQACIQGYRVNYFNTSKLFSRLKMAKADGSYLKELAKIERQDVIILDDFGLQALDSQNRITLLEIIEDRHNKGSIIVTSQIPVQGWYDIIGEKTIADAVLDRLIHQAHRIELHGESMRKKKSINKE, via the coding sequence ATGAATGAATCAACGTTGACAAAAATGAGACAAATGAAACTCTCCGGAATGCATGGTGCATTTAAAACTGCTGTCGAAACCGGAAAAACAGACCATTACACCATCGATCAGTTTGTGTCCATGATTATTGATGCAGAATGGGACGAACGTCACAACCGAAAAATAGAGAGACTAATTAGAAATGCCAAGTTCCATTACAAATCAAACATCGAAAGCATCACTTTCGATCAATCACGAAACCTGGAACGCAACCTTATTTTACGACTTGGAGAGTGTGAGTTCGTAGAGAAGAACGAGAACGTTTTAATCACAGGAAGTACCGGCGTGGGTAAAAGTTATTTGGCAACGGCACTGGGTTATCAGGCATGTATCCAGGGCTACCGGGTAAATTACTTCAATACATCGAAGTTGTTTTCCAGGTTAAAAATGGCAAAAGCCGATGGCTCATACTTGAAGGAGCTAGCGAAAATCGAAAGGCAGGATGTTATTATACTCGATGATTTTGGACTCCAGGCACTCGATAGTCAAAACAGGATAACGCTATTGGAAATCATTGAAGACCGACACAATAAGGGTTCCATTATCGTTACTTCACAAATACCGGTTCAGGGATGGTATGATATTATTGGAGAAAAAACCATTGCTGATGCAGTATTGGACAGGCTGATTCATCAAGCTCACCGCATCGAATTACACGGAGAATCAATGAGAAAGAAAAAAAGTATCAACAAGGAATAA